One segment of Bacteroidia bacterium DNA contains the following:
- the maf gene encoding septum formation protein Maf has protein sequence MLQDKLSEYNLILASQSPRRQMLLKGLDLNFEVIVIPEIDESIPDNLKGKDIAIYLSKHKAQSYKPILNNKTIVITADTIVWFDNKVLNKPVDKSEAIQMLKMLSGQMHIVYTGVCISSLKHEITFCSETKVWFRNLSDSEVEFYVEKYKPYDKAGAYGAQEWIGYVAIERIEGSYFNVMGLPVQQLYNELENFIE, from the coding sequence ATGTTACAGGATAAACTTTCAGAATACAATCTTATTCTGGCTTCTCAATCTCCTCGCAGGCAAATGCTGTTGAAAGGTCTGGATCTTAATTTTGAAGTAATAGTTATTCCAGAAATAGACGAATCAATACCAGATAATTTAAAAGGTAAAGATATTGCAATATATCTTTCCAAACACAAAGCACAATCATATAAACCAATTCTTAATAATAAAACGATTGTAATAACTGCTGATACAATAGTCTGGTTTGATAATAAGGTATTAAATAAACCAGTTGATAAAAGCGAAGCCATTCAAATGCTTAAAATGCTTTCCGGACAAATGCACATTGTTTATACCGGAGTTTGTATTTCTTCATTAAAACACGAAATAACATTCTGCTCAGAAACTAAAGTCTGGTTTAGAAATTTAAGCGATTCAGAAGTTGAATTTTATGTTGAAAAATATAAACCATATGATAAAGCAGGTGCTTATGGAGCTCAGGAATGGATCGGTTATGTAGCAATTGAAAGAATTGAAGGCTCTTATTTTAATGTTATGGGCT
- a CDS encoding geranylgeranylglycerol-phosphate geranylgeranyltransferase, with amino-acid sequence MQIIDFFKLIRYKNLLIIILTQYLMRWCVIFTFIDPIVKVLDPAKTNLLFSEGLFALLVLSTVCIAAAGYAINDYFDVRVDTENHPDTVLVGTKISRRMAMTINNIFNFIGVALGFYISYKIGLFNLGFLFAIISGGLWFYSALYKRQLIIGNLIIALFAGLVPLLTVIFEIPSLNKVITPDRPPVETTIVSVLFLYIAGYSAFAFLTTLAREILKDIEDLKGDNLVGRRTIPVVFGIKSSKVIVITLLTIILILLGIIYYYYFRDYISLTYLLVTIALPTIYLIYKLIKANEKGQYHYISTGIKGIMLAGLVFSVLLRFIIE; translated from the coding sequence ATGCAAATTATAGATTTCTTTAAATTAATAAGATACAAGAATTTACTTATAATAATTCTTACTCAATATCTTATGAGATGGTGTGTGATTTTTACTTTTATTGATCCTATTGTTAAAGTACTTGATCCTGCAAAAACAAATTTGCTGTTTTCAGAAGGACTTTTTGCATTATTGGTTTTATCAACAGTGTGTATTGCAGCAGCCGGATATGCTATTAATGACTATTTCGATGTCAGAGTTGACACCGAAAACCACCCTGACACCGTACTTGTAGGAACAAAAATATCTAGAAGAATGGCAATGACAATAAATAACATTTTTAATTTTATTGGCGTTGCACTTGGTTTTTATATTTCTTACAAAATTGGCCTCTTTAATTTGGGATTTTTATTTGCAATAATATCCGGGGGATTATGGTTCTATTCTGCACTTTACAAAAGACAGTTAATTATTGGAAATTTAATTATCGCACTATTTGCCGGATTAGTTCCTTTGCTAACAGTAATATTTGAGATTCCATCATTAAATAAAGTGATTACACCCGATCGCCCTCCTGTTGAAACTACGATTGTTAGCGTATTGTTTTTATATATTGCAGGCTATTCTGCTTTTGCTTTTTTAACAACATTGGCTCGTGAAATATTAAAAGATATTGAAGATTTAAAAGGCGACAATTTAGTTGGAAGAAGAACTATTCCTGTAGTTTTTGGAATTAAATCATCAAAAGTAATAGTAATAACATTACTTACAATTATTTTAATATTATTGGGCATTATATATTATTATTATTTCAGAGACTACATTTCATTAACATATCTTTTAGTAACTATAGCTTTACCTACAATTTACCTGATTTATAAATTAATAAAAGCCAATGAAAAAGGTCAGTATCATTATATAAGTACAGGTATTAAAGGGATTATGCTTGCAGGATTAGTTTTCTCTGTACTTCTTAGATTTATCATAGAATAA